The Bosea sp. AS-1 region CTTCGCCCGCGCGGCCGGAATTGCCAAGGCCGAGCGAGCCAAGGGCGTGCCGGTGCTGTTCTGCCATGCCGGCGATTGTTATTCGCCCTCGCTGATGTCGGGCTTCGACCAGGGCGCGCATATCGTCGCGATGCAGAACAAGATGGGCATCGACGTCTTCGTGCCGGGTAACCACGAATTCGACTTCGGCAAGGAGAACTACTTCAAGCTCGTCGCCGCGCAGAGCTATCCGACCTTCGCCGCCAATCTGCGCGATGCTGCGGGCAATCCGCTGCCCGGCCACAAGGACAGTCAGATCTTCGAGCTCGGCGGCATCAAGGTCGGCGTCATCGGCACGGCCTATGATCCGACGCCGCAGATCTCGAATCCCGGTGATCTGAAATTCTCTTCGACCATGGACGCGCTCAGGCGCGAGGCCAAGGCGCTGAAAGGGCAGGGGGCCGACATCCTCGTCGCCGTCGTCCATGCCGACCGGGCTATGGATTACGAGATCGTGCGCTCGCGCGTCGTCGACATCCTGCTCACGGGGCACGACCACGATCTTGCCATCGCTTATGACGGCAAGGTCGTGATGGTGGAGTCGAACGAGGAGGGCAATTACGTCACGGCCATCGACATCGCGGTCAGCGTCAAGGGCGAGGGCGCAGCGCGGCAGGTGAACTGGACGCCAACCTTCCGCGTCAACGATTCCCGTTCGGCGACGCCGGATCCAGAGGTCGCCGCCATCGTCAAGGGTTACGAGGCGGAGCTGTCGAAGGAACTCGACGTCGACCTCGCCAAGCTCAGCGTGCCGCTCGATTCGCGCACCGGCGTCATCCGTACCCAGGAGGCGGCGATCGGCAACCTGATCGCCGATGCGATCCGGGCCGCCACCGGCGCACAGCTCGCCATCACGAATGCCGGTGGCATCCGCGCCAACAAGCAATATCAGGCCGGATACACACTGACGCGGCGAGACGTTCTGAGCGAACTGCCCTTCGGCAACGCAACGGCCATGGTCGAGATCACCGGCAAGGACGTGAAGGATGCGCTCGAGAACGGGCTCTCGCCGGCACCTCAGGGCTCGGGCAAGTTCCCCGTCGTATCCGGGCTGAAATTCGAGGCGGATCTCAAGCAGCCGGTCGGCTCGCGTGTGACCACACTGACTCTCACTGACGGCACGCCGATCGACCCAGCGGGCAAGTACACCGTCGCCACGAACAATTTCATGCTCGAGGGCGGTGACGGCTATACCGCACTCGGCCATGGCAAGACGCTGATCGGCGTGACGGACGGCAAGCTGATGGCGAACGAGGTGATGGTCTATCTGCGCAAGCTCGGAACGGTCGACGCCAAGGTCGAAGGGCGTGCAGTGCTGAAATGAGCCGTTCCGCGTGACCTGCGTCGCGGCTCTTGCCGCTTTTCTCGCTTCGCCGAATGCCAAAGACTGGCGCGCATTGCCTGCCTTCGCGGCCGGTGGTGCAGCATCTCATGCCTGCGCAGAGGTCGATGCGGAGCGAGCAGCCGGGCATGTCGTGGCTCCCGCACCGGAGCGTGTCTTCGCCGCGCTGGCACTGACGCCGCTCGATGCTGTTCGCGCCGTCATCCTCGGTCAGGATCCCTATCCGACGCCGGGCCATGCCAATGGAC contains the following coding sequences:
- a CDS encoding 5'-nucleotidase C-terminal domain-containing protein, which translates into the protein MTKLTRRKALGVLAAPATLAATAPVALAQQPAPSFTLLLLNDIYKMSDDKGRGGFARAAGIAKAERAKGVPVLFCHAGDCYSPSLMSGFDQGAHIVAMQNKMGIDVFVPGNHEFDFGKENYFKLVAAQSYPTFAANLRDAAGNPLPGHKDSQIFELGGIKVGVIGTAYDPTPQISNPGDLKFSSTMDALRREAKALKGQGADILVAVVHADRAMDYEIVRSRVVDILLTGHDHDLAIAYDGKVVMVESNEEGNYVTAIDIAVSVKGEGAARQVNWTPTFRVNDSRSATPDPEVAAIVKGYEAELSKELDVDLAKLSVPLDSRTGVIRTQEAAIGNLIADAIRAATGAQLAITNAGGIRANKQYQAGYTLTRRDVLSELPFGNATAMVEITGKDVKDALENGLSPAPQGSGKFPVVSGLKFEADLKQPVGSRVTTLTLTDGTPIDPAGKYTVATNNFMLEGGDGYTALGHGKTLIGVTDGKLMANEVMVYLRKLGTVDAKVEGRAVLK